The proteins below come from a single Mycosarcoma maydis chromosome 19, whole genome shotgun sequence genomic window:
- a CDS encoding uncharacterized protein (related to PUS1 - pseudouridine synthase 1), which translates to MTQRLEQQVGAAEAMSKATAAPDTHTHTHTHTHTHTNALKRVLEPEPETAPPTTAACSTGNNGEPAKEASTSKRARFDNAINKDGKNKWERRDRRGTGRAQDNESPSTCEASASTDRLPKRKVAVKFGYCGIGYSGLQINPGVKTIEGDIFDAFCTAGAVSSDNAVNPNKVGLQRAARTDRGVHAAGNLLSLKLILQPQGLKPGETLVDKVNELLPPFIRIWGVTRVQNGFNARQSCDSRMYEYLLPTYVFIPPKPGSTMHDMLVRIRQQELARLSESEAHVSTTCLDEIIDHPFWKSHGTTSEFSVDMAAKKQYRLTPAHLAKIRSIFNRFLGSHNFYNFTVGKEFRDRSCQRFMKKLTISEPKMIQGVEWLSIKFHGQSFMLHQIRKMIGLLVLIGRTGAAERLVDECFGPARVHIPKAPGLGLLLEMPIFDAYNTRIRNNNDKITKLIKKKTRAVNTHPEDASQTGNAACTLSDELRDAITYNDHTSQMQHFKQQWIYDRIIATEQETNEFGKWLNYLDVFQGPDFEFLNPRGVIPSQAIVKVGEFHRHHSIKRRPDSMLHTPPIPDTENPSQSHNHNHNHNDDDDDNHNDNDDEDAEAYAKKGAELDEYEG; encoded by the coding sequence ATGACGCAAAggcttgagcagcaagtTGGTGCTGCGGAGGCAATGTCCAAAGCCACGGCTGCACCTgacacgcacacgcacacgcacacgcacacgcacacgcacacaaACGCCCTGAAACGAGTGCTCGAGCCTGAGCCGGAAACTGCTCCTCCCACAACCGCCGCTTGCTCCACCGGCAACAACGGCGAACCAGCCAAAGAagcatccacatccaaACGAGCACGCTTCGACAACGCCATCAACAAGGACGGAAAGAACAAGTGggagcgtcgagatcgacgtgGCACCGGTCGAGCCCAAGATAACGAGTCACCGTCCACCTGCGAAGCGTCTGCGTCAACGGATCGTCTACCGAAACGCAAGGTCGCCGTCAAGTTTGGCTACTGCGGAATCGGATATTCCGGGCTGCAGATCAACCCGGGCGTCAAGACAATCGAGGGCGACATCTTCGATGCGTTCTGCACTGCCGGTGCCGTCTCGTCCGACAATGCAGTCAACCCAAACAAGGTGGGACTGCAACGGGCCGCTCGTACAGACCGCGGTGTGCATGCGGCGGGCAACCTGCTCAGCCTGAAACTCATTCTGCAGCCGCAAGGCTTGAAACCCGGCGAAACGTTGGTCGACAAGGtcaacgagctgctccCGCCGTTTATCCGGATCTGGGGCGTGACTCGCGTGCAGAACGGATTCAACGCTAGGCAGAGCTGCGATAGCAGAATGTACGAGTATCTGCTACCGACCTACGTGTTCATCCCGCCCAAGCCGGGGTCTACGATGCACGACATGTTGGTGCGCATCCGTCAACAGGAGCTCGCTAGACTGAGCGAGTCGGAAGCGCACGTCTCAACCACATGCTTGGACGAAATCATCGACCATCCCTTTTGGAAATCACACGGCACAACGTCCGAGTTCAGTGTCGACATGGCCGCTAAGAAGCAGTACCGGCTGACGCCCGCACACCTCGCCAAGATCCGCTCGATCTTCAACCGGTTCCTCGGTTCGCACAACTTCTACAACTTTACTGTCGGCAAGGAGTTCCGCGATCGGTCGTGCCAAAGGTTCATGAAGAAACTCACGATTTCCGAGCCCAAGATGATCCAGGGCGTCGAGTGGCTGAGCATCAAGTTCCACGGTCAGAGTTTCATGCTGCACCAGATTCGCAAGATGATCGGCTTGCTGGTCTTGATCGGTCGAACGGGAGCGGCCGAGCGGTTGGTGGACGAGTGTTTCGGCCCCGCTCGCGTCCATATTCCCAAAGCACCCGGACTGGGACTGTTGCTGGAAATGCCCATCTTCGACGCATACAACACGCGCATCcgcaacaacaacgacaaaatcaccaagctcatcaAGAAGAAAACCCGGGCGGTCAACACACACCCCGAAGACGCCTCGCAAACAGGTAATGCTGCTTGCACGTTGTCAGACGAACTGCGCGACGCTATCACCTACAACGACCACACATCCCAAATGCAACACTTCAAGCAGCAGTGGATCTACGACCGAATCATCGCCACCGAACAGGAAACAAACGAGTTCGGCAAATGGCTCAACTACCTCGACGTCTTCCAAGGCCCCGACTTCGAATTTCTCAACCCCAGAGGCGTCATCCCCAGCCAAGCCATCGTCAAGGTCGGAGAGTTTCACCGTCATCACTCGATCAAACGTCGTCCTGATTCCATGCTACACACGCCGCCCATTCCCGACACCGAGAATCCATCGCAATCCCACAACCACAACCACAAccacaacgacgacgacgacgacaaccacaacgacaacgacgacgaggacgcAGAGGCGTACGCTAAGAAAGGCGCCGAACTGGACGAGTATGAGGGTTGA
- a CDS encoding uncharacterized protein (related to F-box/WD40 repeat protein 7): MSSSPRHRAISPPTPAPSPQPDLHTSIRLANNAAAVAVAATAATAVGNPSSSSSSAAQHALAIDPNDPSQLLKHLSLVLPQYTQSARFKLVSQLTDLFSLRELAHLSSVITPKLKVDFLSALPIEVSLNILSFIDDPKTLARASCVSRFWRSLVNDEHTWKVMCLKHKYRRRGSSNAATLSLDHRLMRSIATSSLAPSLSTPSIHPTPAFTLAGARTDPPSVPSASAPATLSNSRSNASSSLGVLFEQPLRATASGEHADDAQDFDNDDDAAVLASLYQRYRDRGLDPSNALHELRTLHDLFLSKQDGAHGSLNAPMSEADLAFYAQLEEIVEEESRARYGDEPTMIDDFAALHSTSASSAAAPASPSSSRLLLISNTDVSATSSASHLGWLSARPASASASQQTRAIASSPSPAAPTSSHHALSGAYRTASGRLDRLSGWQRQQSTPAASTAPRSDLPQRSALLVASADPATPAAQETNRLSAELDEAMDMDDQDILASSSSFADAPSTQPVGHPPNAPQLASLPHYASPTGRFSASAASPSVNTQAAARANANPFSLVPGPRELRRNPLPRQQRRSSTLLSASTGDRHDSISSTGHNLVAGSALRSPLRERSSVTAGPSRPSVASPPTAAHIHRHRSAKLPFSYRTHFKMAYLTESNWRKGGRLQTQHVSADAGHVVTSLAIDSQWIVVGMANSKIHVFSAETGLYAHTLLGHDAGVWCLTLISRTNKDGRNDDDAAASEREKGKMVITNPEDGSGGKPYQAAADGDLRLIHHDPRPDAADVLLSPPPSSADLSEEDLFGNRARPSSSSSTPASGKARQTYGEGETLQWFHKARRALRRQQSIRKAAAAAAASAVGDDLPRGQRHLAMDDHDFIFGAADSDADLSIRSDGPSLVHRETRSSTRARSIRENARAIAEAEAGAIRDAIMADGTGQVPAELAERIRRDDEVASASATATEAFAGRASGRHRTRSASAGGVGAAASQLTGNALGMGNPCGSVLGFGNSDAIVVSGGCDRDVRVWDLRTGECKHVLHGHTSTVRCLKVLDGKPIAVSGSRDSTLRVWNVETGEHLHLLAGHQHSVRCIEVAGNKVASGSYDGTCRIWDLDTGRCLHTLRGHIHYIYAVAFDGKRVATGSLDSTVRVWSAETGDCLALFQGHTSLVGQLQLLDDTLVTGGSDGRVIVFSLNTYECLHRLCAHDNSVTCLQFDDRYIVTGGNDGRVKLWDFATGKFIREICEPCEQVWKVSYRDDKVVVLCKRGEKTCMDVITFRPAADEM, translated from the coding sequence atgagcagctcgccgcGCCACCGCGCCATCAGCCCGCCCACTCCGGCACCATCGCCTCAGCCCGATCTGCACACTTCCATACGTCTCGCCAACAATGCTGCCGCAGTGGCCGTCGCAGCCACCGCAGCCACCGCAGTCGGAAAcccgtcgtcgtcttccagCTCAGCTGCGCAGCACGCTCTCGCCATTGACCCCAACGATCcgtcgcagctgctcaaacATCTGTCTCTCGTCCTCCCCCAGTACACACAGTCGGCGCGGTTCAAACTTGTCTCTCAACTTACCGACCTCTTCAGCCTCCGCGAACTGGCTCACCTCTCGTCCGTCATCACACCCAAGCTCAAGGTCGACTTTCTCTCCGCACTTCCCATCGAAGTTAGCCTCAATATTCTCAGCTTCATCGATGATCCGAAAACGCTCGCACGCGCCAGCTGCGTCAGCCGCTTTTGGAGGAGTCTCgtcaacgacgagcacACCTGGAAGGTCATGTGCCTCAAGCACAAGTATCGTAGgcgcggcagcagcaacgccgcaactctctcgctcgaccaCCGTCTCATGCGATCCATCGCCACATCGTCTCTCGCTCCATCCCTCTCCACGCCCAGCATCCACCCTACACCGGCATTCACCTTGGCTGGTGCACGTACAGATCCACCATCAGTTCCGTCTGCATCGGCTCCAGCCACATTGTCCAATTCAAGGAGCAATGCTTCCAGCTCACTCGGCGTTCTTTTTGAGCAGCCGCTCCGCGCCACCGCATCCGGCGAGCATGCCGATGACGCTCAAGACTTTGAcaacgatgatgatgccgccgtgctcgcttcgctctATCAGCGCtaccgagatcgaggccTTGATCCTTCCAACGCCCTTCACGAGCTGCGCACTCTCCACGATCTCTTTCTCAGCAAGCAGGACGGTGCTCACGGCAGTCTCAATGCGCCCATGTCGGAAGCTGATCTTGCCTTCTAcgctcagctcgaagagATTGTCGAAGAAGAGAGTCGCGCACGCTACGGAGACGAGCCTACTATGATCGATGACTTCGCCGCTCTTCATTCCACCTCTGCCTCCTCCGCCGCTGCTCCCGCCTCTCCGTCTAGCTCACGGTTGTTGCTCATATCAAATACCGACGTCTCGGCCACCTCATCTGCATCTCACCTCGGATGGTTGAGCGCACGACCCGCCTCCGCTTCTGCCTCCCAGCAGACAAGAGCAATCGCTTCGTCTCCTTCGCCTGCTGCTCCGACATCTTCCCACCACGCCCTCAGCGGAGCTTACCGAACAGCTTCCGGCCGACTCGATCGGTTGAGCGGATGGCAGCGCCAACAGTCAACGcccgctgcttccaccgcACCTCGCTCCGATTTACCCCAGCGGTCCGCTCTCCTCGTCGCCTCCGCCGACCCGGCTACTCCTGCCGCCCAGGAGACCAACCGCCTCAgtgccgagcttgacgaagCTATGGACATGGACGACCAGGACATCCTTGCTTCTTCATCGTCCTTCGCAGATGCACCATCGACCCAACCCGTCGGTCATCCTCCTAATGCGCCCCAACTTGCGTCGCTGCCGCACTACGCTTCGCCCACCGGCCGATTTTCTGCATCGGCGGCATCTCCATCTGTAAACACGCAAGCCGCGGCCAGAGCCAATGCAAACCCTTTCTCCTTGGTCCCCGGTCCTCGCGAACTTCGCCGCAATCCGCTCCCGAGGCAACAACGCAGGAGTTCCACGTTGCTTTCCGCCTCCACCGGCGATAGGCACGATTCAATTTCCTCCACTGGCCACAACCTGGTGGCTGGTTCTGCTTTGCGTTCGCCTCTCCGGGAGCGTTCATCCGTCACTGCCGGCCCATCGCGCCCCTCCGTCGCTTCACCTCCAACCGCAGCACAcatccaccgccaccgaTCTGCCAAGTTGCCGTTCAGCTACCGCACCCATTTCAAGATGGCTTACCTCACCGAGTCCAACTGGCGCAAAGGCGGTCGACTCCAGACGCAGCACGTCTCAGCGGATGCGGGCCATGTCGTCACCAGCCTGGCCATTGACAGTCAATGGATCGTTGTCGGCATGGCCAACTCCAAGATTCACGTCTTCAGCGCCGAGACTGGACTCTATGCACACACACTTCTCGGTCACGATGCAGGAGTCTGGTGTCTCACCCTCATCAGCCGGACGAATAAGGACGGCAgaaacgacgacgacgcggCTGCGTCCGAGCGAGAAAAGGGTAAGATGGTCATTACCAACCCCGAGGACGGTAGCGGCGGCAAGCCGTATCAGGCTGCTGCGGATGGCGATCTCCGTCTCATCCACCACGACCCACGTCCCGATGCAGCTGACGTACTGCTATCGCCTCCCCCGTCGTCGGCCGACCTATCCGAAGAGGACCTGTTTGGCAACCGCGCCAGGccctcctcgagctcgagcacgccAGCCTCGGGTAAAGCACGCCAAACGTACGGAGAGGGGGAGACGCTGCAATGGTTCCACAAGGCTCGCCGTGCACTGCGACGTCAGCAGAGCATAAGgaaagctgcagcagcggctgcagcatcagcgGTGGGAGACGATCTGCCGCGCGGTCAGCGTCACCTCGCAATGGACGACCACGACTTTATCTTTGGCGCAGCAGATTCCGATGCCGATCTGTCGATCCGCTCCGATGGTCCCTCGCTTGTTCACCGTGAGACACGTTCCTCGACTCGGGCAAGGTCTATTCGTGAGAATGCCAGAGCCATCGCAGAGGCAGAAGCAGGTGCCATCCGCGATGCTATCATGGCTGACGGCACGGGTCAGGTACCGGCGGAGCTAGCTGAAAGGATTCGACGTGATGATGAGGTTGCGTCAGCATCTGCGACTGCCACTGAAGCATTTGCTGGTCGAGCTAGTGGGAGGCACCGAACACGCAGTGCATCGGCTGGcggtgttggtgctgctgcctcgcaGCTGACAGGCAACGCGCTAGGAATGGGCAATCCGTGCGGAAgcgtgcttggctttggcaaCTCGGACGCCATTGTAGTGAGCGGCGGCTGCGATCGTGACGTGCGCGTGTGGGACCTCCGCACAGGAGAGTGCAAGCACGTGTTGCATGGCCACACGTCGACAGTGCGTTGCCtcaaggtgctcgacgGCAAACCGATTGCTGTGTCCGGATCGCGAGACTCAACGCTGCGCGTGTGGAATGTCGAGACGGGCGaacatctgcatctgcttgcGGGCCACCAGCACTCTGTACGATGCATTGAAGTGGCTGGCAACAAGGTCGCCTCTGGCAGCTACGACGGCACTTGCCGTATTTGGGACCTTGACACGGGACGATGCCTGCATACGCTCCGTGGCCACATTCACTACATTTATGCTGTTGCGTTTGACGGAAAGCGCGTGGCGACGGGATCGCTCGATTCGACGGTCCGCGTGTGGTCAGCAGAAACGGGCGACTGCCTAGCATTGTTCCAAGGTCACACATCGCTCGTGGGTCAACTGCAGTTGTTGGACGATACGTTGGTCACGGGTGGCTCGGATGGACGCGTGATTGTGTTCAGTCTCAATACCTACGAGTGCCTGCACCGGCTCTGCGCGCACGACAACTCGGTGACATGTCTGCAGTTTGACGATCGTTACATTGTCACCGGTGGCAACGATGGCCGGGTCAAGCTGTGGGATTTTGCGACGGGCAAGTTCATTCGCGAGATCTGCGAACCATGCGAACAGGTGTGGAAGGTGAGCTACCGCGATGacaaggtggtggtgttgtgTAAGAGGGGCGAAAAGACATGCATGGATGTTATCACATTCCGGCCTGCCGCGGACGAGATGTGA